A single window of Anomaloglossus baeobatrachus isolate aAnoBae1 chromosome 5, aAnoBae1.hap1, whole genome shotgun sequence DNA harbors:
- the LOC142312630 gene encoding CUB and zona pellucida-like domain-containing protein 1, translated as MRQIPKYSTSNKYPEYLNIHANELNTNNTCGDILTNLNGNISLNSDISSGSDYCVWYITVPNNYKILLNFETFLPKTPQCCDSSSLSVYDGAPVGSALLGDLCRINKRDYVSTSNSLSVVYTRQAAKQTDLDFFATYYSIFTNNQNVRLSCHSDYMEVQISLWYLQSLRYSSDDLFLNDPQCRPQLVANWLQFHIPYDSCLTVKQDENGLISYTNNLVTQSAKTIVIYRKNVDLTLKCRFYENTLVEGMYTANDFIKNTIIQYGQYSADLIFFQSSNFIYPVNHQPYNVELNQNLYLQATLRTSDPTLVLFVDTCLASPDEFDFTRNIFYIIRNG; from the exons ATGAGGcaaataccaaaatactcgacAAGTAACAAATATcctgaataccttaatattcatgcaA ATGAACTGAACACCAACA ACACATGTGGAGACATTTTGACAAATTTGAATGGGAACATTTCTTTGAATTCCGATATTTCCTCTGGGTCTGATTATTGCGTTTGGTACATTACTGTCCCAAACAATTATAAAATTCTTCTCAATTTTGAAACATTTCT ACCGAAGACTCCTCAATGCTGTGACTCATCGTCTTTGTCAGTTTATGATGGAGCTCCTGTTGGATCAGCTTTACTAGGAGATCTCTGCAGAATAAATAAACGAGATTACGTCTCCACCTCTAACAGTTTAAGCGTTGTCTACACACGACAAGCTGCCAAACAGACAGATTTGGATTTCTTTGCAACTTACTACTCTATCTTCACCAACAATCAAAATG tcaggCTCTCATGCCATTCAGACTACATGGAAGTCCAAATCTCACTTTGGTATCTTCAATCTTTGAGATATTCTTCAGATGATCTATTTTTGAATGATCCTCAGTGTCGTCCTCAACTCGTAGCAAATTGGCTGCAGTTTCACATTCCTTATGATAGCTGTCTAACAGTAAAACAG GATGAAAATGGCTTAATAAGTTATACAAACAACTTGGTCACCCAATCAGCCAAGACAATCGTCATTTACAGAAAAAATGTAGACCTAACTCTTAAATGTCGGTTCTACGAAAACACTCTAGTAGAAGGCATGTACACAGCAAATGACTTCATAAAGAACACAATAATCCAATATGGCCAGTATTCTGCTGACCTGATATTCTTCCAGTCCTCGAATTTTATATATCCAGTAAATCATCAGCCATACAATGTGGAGCTAAATCAGAATTTATACCTGCAAGCCACCTTACGTACATCTGACCCTACCCTGGTCCTATTTGTAGACACTTGTTTGGCATCCCCTGATGAGTTTGACTTCACAagaaatattttttatattattcGCAATGGGTAA